The proteins below are encoded in one region of Alistipes communis:
- a CDS encoding carboxypeptidase regulatory-like domain-containing protein: MKIKHLLTLLLTMATLPALAQGSGIKGKVVSRGDRAAIEQVKITLTPGERQATSDAEGRFRFDDVASGDYTLTFEADDYEPLEIKVRVDKLTKDVRSIALVPVYTEAFDDSIFAEFDTETANDTQSLPSSLSSSKDVFNNIASYKFGEMRFNLRGYDSQYTNVYFNGIRLNDALTGYTPWSLWSGLNDATRNQENTTGLQAADYGLGGIGGTTNINATASQIRKGLRVSLVNGNSMYRFRAMVSYASGLLDNGWSYAFSVSTRQGGNDWVNGIYYNCFGYYGSVEKRFNERNRLAFTILGAPTERGAQQASTQEVYDLVGNNYYNPNWGYQDGKKRNARVRNNHEPLMVVNYTNTPDDRTKIDAAASFRFGTNGYSALTWKGGADPRPDYYRNLPSYYMANNQFSNAAQIAELWRTSYDTRQINWDRLYDTNYRGEIDEGTYGAGHRSNYMIEERHTDQLDLNLTAQIARTFRDNSRLVAGILYRWNRTEYYDKVKDLLGGDYWVDIDKFAERDFVGEEEKQNDLHYYYEHGHARRVEEGDKFGYDYYANIRQAKLWAMYNFNIAGLDGTIGGEVGQVTMWRDGRYMKGTYPSNSFGNSEALDYFTYQAKLNLAYRFSAAHSVEFNAVALQNAPTFQNSFISPRTRNEVTPGLKAEKIWGVDASYNLSYRGIKARLSGYYTMIHDQTDIISYYDDLQSTFVNFAISGIDKKFFGLEFGMTVPLYMGLSLNGAVSVGQYTYDSNPTFVQLADNSSKILSDVDSSIVYWKDMRVESTPQTAVNVGLSYRSDNNWFASADLNFYDNNYLSMNPLFRTDEVLRAGATNAETAEMIRTMRAQEKFDSAFVLNASLGKNWYIKRNYTLGFSLEVKNILNNQDIKTGGYEQMRLNKIKADESNTSLVTSYERFDPKYFYMFGTTYYLNVYFRF, translated from the coding sequence ATGAAAATAAAGCATTTACTCACATTGCTTCTGACGATGGCGACGCTCCCTGCCCTCGCACAAGGCAGCGGCATCAAGGGAAAAGTCGTCTCTCGCGGCGACCGCGCGGCCATCGAGCAGGTGAAGATCACCCTCACCCCCGGCGAACGACAGGCGACCTCCGACGCCGAGGGGCGGTTCCGGTTCGACGACGTGGCTTCGGGCGACTACACCCTCACGTTCGAAGCCGACGACTACGAACCGCTCGAAATCAAGGTTCGCGTGGACAAGCTCACGAAAGACGTCCGTTCGATCGCGCTGGTACCCGTCTATACCGAGGCGTTCGACGACTCGATCTTCGCGGAGTTCGACACCGAGACGGCCAACGACACGCAGTCGCTGCCCTCGTCGCTCTCCTCGTCGAAAGACGTCTTCAACAACATCGCCTCCTACAAGTTCGGCGAGATGCGTTTCAACCTGCGCGGTTACGATTCGCAGTACACCAACGTCTATTTCAACGGCATCCGCCTCAACGACGCCCTGACGGGCTACACGCCGTGGTCGCTATGGAGCGGTCTGAACGACGCCACGCGCAATCAGGAGAATACCACCGGTTTGCAGGCCGCCGACTACGGACTGGGCGGCATCGGCGGGACGACCAACATCAACGCCACGGCCTCGCAGATCCGCAAGGGTCTGCGCGTGAGCCTGGTCAACGGCAATTCGATGTACCGTTTCCGTGCGATGGTCTCCTACGCCTCCGGTCTGCTCGACAACGGCTGGTCGTATGCCTTCTCCGTATCGACGCGACAGGGCGGCAACGACTGGGTCAACGGCATCTACTACAACTGCTTCGGCTACTACGGATCGGTGGAGAAACGCTTCAACGAACGCAACCGGCTGGCATTCACGATCCTCGGCGCTCCGACCGAGCGCGGCGCGCAGCAGGCTTCGACGCAGGAGGTCTACGACCTGGTCGGCAACAACTACTACAATCCCAACTGGGGTTATCAGGACGGCAAGAAACGCAACGCCCGCGTGCGCAACAACCACGAGCCGCTGATGGTCGTCAACTACACCAACACGCCCGACGACCGCACGAAGATCGACGCAGCGGCCTCGTTCCGCTTCGGTACGAACGGTTACTCGGCCCTCACGTGGAAGGGCGGTGCCGACCCGCGTCCCGACTACTACCGCAACCTGCCCAGCTACTACATGGCCAACAACCAGTTCTCGAATGCGGCCCAGATCGCCGAGCTGTGGCGTACGAGCTACGACACCCGTCAGATCAACTGGGACCGGCTCTACGACACCAACTACCGCGGCGAGATCGACGAAGGGACCTACGGCGCCGGACACCGCTCGAACTACATGATCGAGGAGCGCCACACCGACCAGCTCGACCTGAACCTCACGGCGCAGATCGCCCGCACGTTCCGCGACAATTCGCGCCTCGTCGCAGGCATCCTCTACCGCTGGAACCGCACCGAATACTACGACAAGGTGAAAGACCTGCTGGGCGGCGACTACTGGGTGGACATCGACAAGTTCGCCGAGCGCGACTTCGTGGGTGAGGAAGAGAAGCAGAACGACCTCCACTACTACTACGAGCACGGCCACGCCCGCCGCGTGGAGGAGGGCGACAAGTTCGGTTACGACTACTACGCCAACATCCGTCAGGCCAAACTATGGGCGATGTACAACTTCAACATCGCCGGACTGGACGGCACGATCGGCGGCGAAGTGGGCCAGGTGACGATGTGGCGCGACGGCCGCTACATGAAGGGCACCTACCCCTCCAACTCGTTCGGCAACTCCGAGGCGCTCGACTACTTCACCTATCAGGCCAAACTGAACCTCGCCTACCGCTTCTCGGCGGCGCATTCCGTGGAATTCAATGCCGTGGCGTTGCAGAATGCCCCCACGTTCCAGAACTCCTTCATCTCGCCGCGTACGCGCAACGAGGTGACGCCGGGTCTCAAAGCCGAGAAAATCTGGGGCGTCGACGCATCGTACAACCTCAGCTACCGCGGCATCAAGGCGCGTCTGTCGGGTTACTACACCATGATCCACGACCAGACCGACATCATCTCCTACTACGACGACCTGCAATCGACGTTCGTCAACTTCGCCATCAGCGGCATCGACAAGAAGTTCTTCGGTCTGGAATTCGGTATGACCGTTCCGCTCTACATGGGTCTCAGCCTGAACGGGGCGGTAAGCGTCGGGCAGTACACCTACGACTCGAACCCCACGTTCGTACAGCTGGCCGACAACAGTTCGAAAATCCTCTCGGACGTCGACAGCAGCATCGTCTACTGGAAGGACATGCGCGTGGAGAGCACGCCGCAGACGGCCGTCAACGTCGGCCTGTCGTACCGCAGCGACAACAACTGGTTCGCATCGGCCGACCTGAATTTCTACGACAACAACTACCTGTCGATGAACCCGCTGTTCCGCACCGACGAGGTACTGCGCGCCGGAGCGACCAACGCCGAGACTGCCGAGATGATCCGCACGATGCGCGCACAGGAGAAATTCGACTCGGCCTTCGTACTCAACGCCAGCCTCGGCAAGAACTGGTACATCAAGCGCAACTACACGCTCGGTTTCAGCCTCGAAGTGAAGAACATCCTCAACAATCAGGATATCAAGACGGGCGGCTACGAGCAGATGCGTCTGAACAAGATCAAGGCCGACGAGTCGAACACCAGTCTGGTGACCTCCTACGAACGGTTCGATCCGAAATATTTCTACATGTTCGGGACGACCTATTACCTGAACGTCTATTTCCGTTTCTAA
- a CDS encoding endonuclease/exonuclease/phosphatase family protein, protein MRKKLIITAVLASVMVMCFAQKPHKIMFYNMENFFDTIDDPETNDEEFLPDGAKRWNTAKYDKKLRNMERVLFDIAAIDRNYPAVIGVSEIENRSILEDIASTRKLLPARYAICHYDSPDLRGVDVAFLYRPDVFKLEGSADIPVRIASLPNWRTRGIVTMWGTIDDEPFLFMVAHWPSRLGGQAASAFKRNAAAEQMRAIADSVLKVNPATKIVAMGDFNDDPTDESVEVHLGAKAKIKELQPGDFYTPFADMLKAGLGTLAYRDAWNLFDNIVVSENLATGSAGKLKLIKDPYKKTKFYGNIFKPSYLIQQEGQYKGYPLRTFVGNNFQGGFSDHLPVFIYIAK, encoded by the coding sequence ATGAGAAAGAAACTGATAATCACAGCGGTGCTGGCGTCGGTCATGGTGATGTGCTTCGCGCAGAAGCCCCACAAGATCATGTTCTACAACATGGAGAACTTCTTCGACACCATCGACGATCCCGAAACCAACGACGAAGAGTTCCTTCCCGACGGTGCGAAGCGGTGGAATACGGCCAAGTACGACAAGAAACTCCGCAACATGGAGCGCGTGTTGTTCGACATCGCCGCCATCGACCGCAACTATCCGGCGGTGATCGGCGTCTCGGAGATCGAGAACCGCTCGATCCTGGAAGACATCGCATCGACGCGCAAGCTCCTTCCGGCACGTTATGCGATCTGCCACTACGACTCGCCCGACCTGCGCGGCGTGGACGTGGCGTTCCTCTACCGTCCGGATGTCTTCAAACTCGAAGGCAGCGCCGACATCCCCGTGCGGATCGCCTCGCTGCCCAACTGGCGCACGCGCGGCATCGTGACGATGTGGGGAACGATCGACGACGAGCCCTTCCTCTTCATGGTCGCGCACTGGCCCTCGCGGCTGGGCGGGCAGGCGGCATCGGCCTTCAAGCGCAACGCCGCGGCCGAACAGATGCGTGCGATCGCCGACTCGGTGCTCAAAGTCAACCCCGCCACCAAGATCGTGGCCATGGGCGACTTCAACGACGATCCGACCGACGAGAGCGTCGAAGTCCATCTGGGCGCCAAGGCCAAGATCAAGGAGTTGCAGCCGGGCGATTTCTACACGCCCTTCGCCGACATGCTCAAAGCCGGTCTGGGAACGCTCGCCTACCGCGACGCATGGAACCTCTTCGACAATATCGTCGTTTCGGAGAACCTCGCTACCGGCTCCGCCGGCAAACTGAAACTCATCAAGGACCCGTACAAAAAGACCAAATTCTACGGCAATATCTTCAAACCCTCCTACCTCATCCAGCAGGAGGGGCAGTATAAGGGTTATCCGCTGCGTACCTTCGTAGGCAACAATTTCCAGGGCGGATTCTCGGACCACCTGCCGGTATTCATCTACATTGCCAAATAA
- a CDS encoding DNA/RNA non-specific endonuclease codes for MQTHLLRQWLRLAVAAVAVFFAACGDSDGDAATARVESCELERSSIVGGQIASGEETASLRVIVEVSGSGQLNYTATITSGDWLSLSARDFSAAGRQRQGTVDSGENLLFFYYKANASAQSRIATFTIAFDDGSAPYDFELTQLAPNATDNPYDTPKQWPELPAGKEEADYIYAAHYAKMNLKTVRNYSLCFDKKLRVAHWVAYPLHASYIGSLDRSEAWAPDPKIPQQYQPALWLGGYQNGNVYNRGHQIPSKDRTTVEEMNKQTFYASNMTPQRGQFNQNMWAALEAKVRSYVCPDTLYVVTGCYFANLDESTKDKAGNVCPVPTNYFKVLLRTRDGATGKRIADCKASELKAIGFWVANENGQQLGRQLCRSVAEIEKETGFTFFPDADTSVKAQNSPEQWGF; via the coding sequence ATGCAGACACACCTCCTCCGACAGTGGCTCCGACTCGCGGTCGCGGCCGTCGCAGTATTTTTCGCCGCCTGCGGCGACAGCGACGGCGATGCGGCGACAGCCCGTGTGGAGTCGTGCGAACTGGAACGGTCGTCGATCGTCGGCGGCCAGATCGCAAGCGGCGAGGAGACCGCTTCGCTCCGCGTGATCGTCGAGGTCTCCGGCAGCGGACAGCTGAACTACACGGCTACGATCACCAGCGGCGACTGGCTTTCGCTGAGCGCCCGCGACTTTTCGGCCGCAGGGCGGCAGCGGCAAGGGACGGTCGACAGCGGCGAGAACCTGCTGTTCTTCTACTACAAGGCCAACGCCTCGGCGCAAAGCCGCATAGCGACCTTCACGATCGCTTTCGACGACGGTTCGGCACCCTACGACTTCGAGCTGACGCAGCTGGCGCCCAATGCGACCGACAATCCCTACGACACGCCGAAACAGTGGCCCGAGCTGCCTGCCGGCAAGGAGGAGGCGGACTATATCTATGCGGCCCACTATGCCAAGATGAACCTGAAAACCGTGCGCAACTACTCGCTCTGCTTCGACAAGAAACTGCGCGTGGCGCATTGGGTGGCCTATCCGCTGCACGCTTCGTACATCGGATCGCTGGATCGCAGCGAAGCATGGGCGCCCGATCCGAAGATTCCGCAGCAGTACCAGCCTGCGCTCTGGCTGGGCGGTTATCAGAACGGCAACGTCTACAACCGCGGTCACCAGATTCCGTCGAAAGACCGCACGACCGTCGAGGAGATGAACAAGCAGACGTTCTACGCATCGAACATGACGCCGCAGCGCGGCCAGTTCAACCAAAACATGTGGGCAGCGCTCGAAGCAAAAGTCCGCAGTTACGTCTGCCCGGATACGCTCTACGTCGTCACGGGATGTTATTTCGCCAACCTTGACGAATCGACGAAAGACAAGGCCGGAAACGTCTGTCCGGTTCCCACGAACTACTTCAAGGTGCTGTTGCGCACGCGCGACGGCGCGACCGGCAAGCGGATCGCCGACTGCAAGGCCTCGGAACTGAAAGCCATCGGATTCTGGGTCGCCAACGAAAACGGGCAGCAGCTCGGCAGGCAACTTTGCCGCAGCGTGGCGGAGATCGAGAAAGAGACGGGATTTACCTTCTTCCCCGACGCCGACACCTCGGTCAAGGCACAGAACAGCCCCGAACAATGGGGATTTTAA
- a CDS encoding DUF5689 domain-containing protein: MKQLNIWKTSFYTMLAIAAGAFTACVDDDVDKQAPTLELSEEAVAFTGTATEDATVTVRSNRQWTVAYEDEETQKEWMYFKVSGNEVSEGIYNGDGTVKITVGESAQPHMGRLIFTLSNSYGELYRKYLTVTQGNYVPPTVGAVGKLVEYILGNSDLSGAVGSDKAMPLQYSESTIEAVILANDAAGNNNRKLYVGDNNGLERSAIVLYGADFAMANDPVTKYPAGRKVTLNLENAKYYAFNNVRQLTDVVVTVGDEEVELVVPSLSVEKFNTGDYQAQYVKLNNMTPAQSFVGKPWTATESQSVTLNDASGKTLTVYMNKAQFATGFADMYVADKTGTIYGVAETYRENAQLIPTKKTDIAALSTDQGGGTDPDPTPGDAIYYESFGTADVSDKPLIADYTGWAKTGSGAGEVSYTGEGNMSIRTSGKLSAGYDGASGKNKAFFGTNNPALIINKIKLDGAQDLQLTFGAQYSKTIDYDAGLYDNEFKPEKFHLALSADGTSWTTVEYTYAQADEFWVFATSKFKLKNKAAYLYVKYAVDEASVFAIDDVTLAEGEGGTEVDLGEGGEEPEPTPGEAITVNELYRLAETVTGKDKLVIDAENNRTLEAVVVTDVDGGNVSANNLMVMTEGATQAKNGILLFSSGQYTNPKDPAFPFKSGDKVRFTLVKGLAKVANFSNCYEVTCESSDAATWLTAEVIGKAQLTPVPLTSIDNLIDYQGMLVTVKNVTSPATAGNWAVGTTTFKVGSSDLTVYVTQDAAGFAGKQYAASKTGDLTGYVSLYKGAVQLCPRNMTDAAAFAEGGTDPEPADPAHIVLDFSVGASIFTPALPDKEAQSKTGSYLFDGNYAFNISASNIFYWFQNPYEDSPGYGTKSLFIGKAGSYIELPAIADKALTKVIISAAKGAGAYSIAITDAAGTPVQGGQAQEVTKQEGGEYTYTLSNTANATAYRIAVTTAGNAQLAKIELFYGEGGGSTPVQPTLSVNPTSLSFAAKDQAKTIACTVANADGYTVGASSSDPANFAASAAGTTVTVTPTENTGSARNATVTVYLTNDGGATKVAAKTVAVTQAAAGGSEPAGDTYDKITKVAELVNGMTGFIGCEPGGTYGLQLVTGFAAYGQGFTAAYTYDETKKTLSLTSGNYTAIEFTFEAVADGFNIKQGDKYLIGTGIIDNGKPKQGLVLADAPAQPWTFTEDASGVIATTSASGTVDGQAFNYPAIYMMCANSASSRFLRPYVQASYGKGFCFFKKN, encoded by the coding sequence ATGAAGCAATTAAACATTTGGAAAACATCGTTTTACACGATGCTGGCGATCGCCGCCGGGGCGTTCACGGCATGTGTGGACGACGATGTCGACAAACAGGCTCCCACACTGGAACTATCGGAGGAGGCCGTCGCCTTCACCGGAACGGCTACCGAAGACGCGACCGTTACGGTGAGGAGCAACCGTCAATGGACGGTCGCCTACGAGGACGAAGAGACCCAAAAGGAGTGGATGTATTTCAAAGTCTCCGGCAACGAGGTCTCCGAGGGCATCTACAACGGCGACGGTACGGTCAAGATCACCGTCGGCGAATCGGCGCAGCCCCACATGGGCCGTCTGATTTTCACGCTGAGCAACAGCTACGGCGAACTCTACCGGAAATACCTGACCGTCACGCAGGGCAACTACGTTCCCCCGACGGTCGGCGCCGTCGGCAAACTGGTCGAGTATATTCTGGGCAACAGCGACCTGAGCGGCGCCGTCGGCTCGGACAAGGCCATGCCGCTCCAATACAGCGAGTCGACGATCGAGGCGGTCATCTTGGCCAACGACGCGGCGGGCAACAACAACCGCAAACTCTACGTGGGCGACAACAACGGCCTCGAACGGTCGGCCATCGTTCTCTACGGTGCCGATTTCGCCATGGCCAACGACCCCGTAACGAAGTATCCCGCAGGCCGTAAGGTCACGCTCAATCTCGAAAACGCGAAATACTACGCATTCAACAACGTGCGCCAGCTGACCGACGTCGTCGTCACCGTAGGCGACGAAGAGGTCGAGCTGGTCGTTCCGTCGCTTTCGGTCGAAAAATTCAATACGGGCGACTATCAGGCGCAGTACGTGAAACTGAACAACATGACGCCCGCCCAGTCGTTCGTCGGCAAGCCGTGGACGGCAACCGAAAGCCAGTCGGTAACACTCAACGACGCTTCGGGCAAGACACTGACCGTCTACATGAACAAGGCGCAGTTCGCCACCGGATTCGCCGACATGTACGTGGCCGACAAGACCGGCACGATCTACGGCGTGGCCGAAACCTATCGCGAAAACGCACAGCTCATCCCGACCAAAAAGACCGATATCGCGGCTCTAAGCACGGATCAGGGGGGGGGTACGGATCCCGACCCGACGCCGGGCGACGCGATCTACTATGAATCCTTCGGTACGGCCGACGTATCGGACAAACCGCTTATCGCCGACTATACGGGCTGGGCGAAAACCGGTTCGGGTGCAGGCGAAGTCTCCTACACCGGCGAGGGCAATATGTCGATCCGCACCAGCGGAAAACTCAGCGCCGGCTACGACGGTGCTTCGGGCAAGAACAAAGCGTTCTTCGGAACGAACAATCCCGCCTTAATCATCAACAAGATCAAACTCGACGGAGCACAGGATCTGCAACTCACCTTCGGTGCACAATATTCGAAAACGATCGACTATGATGCCGGTCTCTACGACAACGAGTTCAAACCGGAGAAATTCCACCTCGCTCTGAGTGCCGACGGCACCAGCTGGACGACAGTCGAGTACACCTATGCACAGGCCGACGAGTTCTGGGTATTCGCCACCTCGAAATTCAAGCTGAAAAACAAAGCGGCCTATCTCTACGTGAAATATGCAGTCGATGAAGCATCGGTATTCGCTATCGACGACGTGACGCTCGCCGAAGGCGAAGGCGGCACCGAAGTCGATCTGGGCGAAGGCGGCGAAGAACCCGAACCCACGCCGGGCGAAGCGATCACGGTGAACGAACTCTACCGGCTCGCCGAAACGGTTACGGGCAAGGACAAGCTCGTGATCGACGCCGAAAACAATCGCACGCTCGAAGCGGTCGTCGTAACCGACGTCGACGGCGGCAATGTTTCGGCCAATAACCTGATGGTAATGACCGAAGGCGCGACACAAGCCAAGAACGGTATCCTGCTGTTCAGCAGCGGCCAATACACCAATCCCAAAGATCCCGCATTCCCGTTCAAGTCGGGCGACAAGGTTCGTTTCACGCTTGTGAAAGGATTGGCCAAAGTGGCTAATTTCTCGAACTGCTACGAGGTAACCTGCGAATCGAGCGATGCAGCCACGTGGCTGACGGCCGAAGTAATCGGCAAGGCGCAACTCACCCCTGTCCCGCTCACATCGATCGACAATCTGATCGATTATCAGGGCATGCTCGTCACGGTCAAGAACGTCACTTCGCCCGCAACGGCCGGTAATTGGGCTGTGGGTACCACCACGTTCAAGGTCGGTTCGTCCGATCTGACCGTCTACGTGACACAGGACGCCGCCGGATTCGCAGGCAAGCAATACGCGGCTTCGAAAACGGGCGATCTGACCGGTTATGTCTCCCTCTATAAAGGCGCCGTACAGCTTTGTCCGCGCAACATGACCGATGCAGCCGCCTTCGCCGAGGGCGGCACGGATCCCGAACCCGCGGATCCGGCGCACATCGTGCTCGATTTCAGTGTCGGAGCATCGATCTTTACGCCGGCATTACCCGACAAGGAAGCTCAATCCAAGACAGGCAGCTATCTGTTCGACGGAAACTATGCCTTCAACATCTCCGCAAGCAACATCTTCTATTGGTTCCAGAATCCGTACGAAGACAGTCCGGGTTATGGCACGAAGAGCCTCTTCATCGGTAAAGCGGGTTCGTACATCGAACTACCCGCTATCGCCGACAAAGCGCTGACAAAAGTTATCATATCCGCAGCAAAGGGTGCTGGCGCTTATTCGATAGCTATTACTGACGCCGCAGGAACCCCCGTTCAGGGCGGCCAGGCACAGGAAGTCACCAAGCAAGAAGGAGGTGAATATACCTACACGCTGAGCAATACGGCAAACGCCACGGCCTACCGCATCGCAGTCACAACCGCAGGAAATGCCCAACTCGCCAAGATCGAACTCTTCTACGGCGAGGGAGGCGGCAGCACGCCCGTGCAGCCCACGCTGAGCGTCAATCCGACCTCGCTGTCGTTCGCGGCGAAGGATCAGGCCAAGACGATCGCCTGCACCGTGGCTAACGCCGACGGTTACACGGTAGGCGCCTCGTCCTCCGACCCGGCCAACTTCGCCGCATCGGCAGCGGGCACGACCGTCACGGTCACCCCGACCGAGAACACCGGCAGCGCACGCAACGCCACGGTCACGGTCTATCTGACCAACGACGGCGGCGCGACCAAAGTCGCAGCGAAGACCGTCGCCGTCACGCAGGCTGCCGCCGGCGGTTCGGAACCAGCAGGCGATACCTACGACAAGATCACGAAAGTGGCCGAGCTCGTCAACGGCATGACGGGTTTCATCGGCTGCGAGCCGGGCGGAACTTACGGTCTTCAACTGGTTACGGGATTCGCCGCTTACGGTCAAGGATTCACCGCCGCTTACACGTATGACGAAACCAAAAAGACACTGTCGCTGACAAGCGGTAATTATACAGCTATCGAATTCACGTTCGAAGCCGTAGCCGACGGATTCAACATCAAGCAGGGCGACAAATACCTGATCGGTACGGGCATTATCGACAACGGAAAGCCCAAACAGGGACTCGTTTTGGCCGATGCTCCGGCACAGCCCTGGACATTCACGGAGGATGCCAGTGGCGTAATCGCCACGACGAGCGCATCGGGAACGGTAGACGGACAGGCATTCAACTACCCCGCCATCTATATGATGTGCGCAAACAGCGCATCGAGCCGGTTCCTGCGCCCTTATGTACAAGCATCCTACGGCAAAGGATTCTGCTTCTTCAAGAAAAACTGA
- a CDS encoding DUF4293 domain-containing protein gives MIQRIQTLYLLLAAGLVACAAFLPLASFASGGEEFRLYAFGLRTADGETVQSTLYMGILLALALVLPLTTIFLFKRRMLQFRLGVVEMILLLGAQIVMGIYYFLSYRLFSSFEFHAQSVKLPLVLPLIAMIFTYLAVRAIFRDELMIRSMDRIR, from the coding sequence ATGATACAACGTATTCAGACACTCTATCTGCTTCTGGCCGCAGGCCTGGTAGCCTGCGCCGCGTTCCTGCCCCTGGCCTCGTTCGCCAGCGGCGGCGAAGAGTTCCGCCTTTACGCCTTCGGACTGCGGACGGCGGACGGCGAAACCGTGCAATCGACCCTCTACATGGGCATCCTGCTGGCATTGGCGTTGGTGCTGCCGCTGACGACGATCTTCCTGTTCAAGCGCCGTATGCTGCAATTCCGGCTCGGCGTGGTGGAGATGATCCTGCTGCTGGGCGCACAGATCGTAATGGGCATCTACTATTTTCTCAGCTACCGCCTCTTCTCTTCGTTCGAATTCCACGCCCAGAGCGTCAAACTGCCACTGGTGCTGCCGCTCATCGCCATGATCTTCACCTATCTGGCCGTCCGTGCCATTTTCCGGGACGAACTGATGATCCGTTCGATGGACCGTATCCGCTAA
- a CDS encoding glycosyltransferase family 2 protein, with protein MEKRLDISVVVPLYNEEESLPELTAWIDRVARENGLSYEIVFVDDGSTDGSWETLERLKEHYPALRAIGFARNYGKSAALYCGFAAAEGDVVFTMDADLQDSPDEIPDMRRMILEEGYDMVSGWKLKRHDPIGKRWPSKFFNWTARTVSGIKLHDFNCGLKAYRRKVVKSIEVYGEMHRYIPILAKEAGFRRIGEKVVCHRARKYGSSKFGMERMVKGYLDLITVSFLSHFGRSPMYFFGGLGTLMFLLGGCSTIWIIAAKLYKQAHGLPLRAVTEQPLFYLSMLLVILGVQFFLAGFLGELIDRNASDRNKYLIDKNI; from the coding sequence ATGGAGAAGCGATTGGACATCTCGGTGGTCGTGCCGCTCTACAACGAGGAGGAGTCGCTCCCCGAACTGACGGCCTGGATCGACCGCGTAGCACGCGAAAACGGCCTCTCCTACGAAATCGTCTTCGTCGACGACGGCTCGACCGACGGCTCGTGGGAGACGCTCGAACGCCTCAAAGAACACTATCCCGCCCTGCGGGCGATCGGGTTCGCCCGCAACTACGGCAAGTCGGCCGCACTCTACTGCGGATTCGCTGCCGCCGAAGGCGACGTGGTCTTCACGATGGACGCCGACTTGCAGGACTCGCCCGACGAAATTCCCGACATGCGCCGCATGATCCTCGAAGAGGGCTACGACATGGTTTCGGGATGGAAACTCAAACGTCACGACCCGATCGGCAAACGCTGGCCCAGCAAATTCTTCAACTGGACGGCGCGCACCGTCTCGGGCATCAAACTCCACGACTTCAACTGCGGACTGAAAGCCTACCGCCGCAAGGTGGTCAAGTCGATCGAAGTCTACGGCGAGATGCACCGCTACATCCCGATCCTGGCCAAGGAGGCCGGATTCCGCCGCATCGGCGAGAAGGTAGTCTGCCACAGGGCGCGCAAATACGGCTCCTCGAAGTTCGGCATGGAACGCATGGTCAAGGGCTACCTGGACCTGATTACGGTCTCGTTCCTTTCGCATTTCGGCCGGTCGCCGATGTACTTTTTCGGCGGGTTGGGGACGCTCATGTTCCTGCTGGGCGGCTGCTCGACGATCTGGATCATCGCCGCCAAGCTCTACAAGCAGGCGCACGGCCTGCCGCTGCGGGCCGTCACCGAGCAGCCGCTCTTCTACCTTTCGATGCTTCTGGTCATCCTCGGCGTGCAGTTTTTCCTGGCCGGTTTCCTGGGCGAGCTGATCGACCGCAACGCCTCCGACCGCAACAAATACCTGATCGACAAGAATATCTGA
- a CDS encoding DUF4199 family protein, which translates to MNQTNFWNDAAKYGAVIGGASAVCSLLGDATGAGFFGLIGLALYIGLLLYYTRKRATSRSTREEEYGYGRRLGFIIAMALFVGVINAAYTILASRILFTDKYAELYEQSFALLSKTGLYTGEMISQMALMVQSPLWITFSSVAGQALLGLLFGLVLAALAQPRQRFDNNTEE; encoded by the coding sequence ATGAACCAGACGAATTTTTGGAACGACGCCGCGAAGTACGGTGCCGTCATCGGCGGCGCATCGGCCGTCTGCTCGTTGCTGGGAGACGCCACGGGAGCGGGTTTTTTCGGACTCATCGGACTGGCCCTCTACATCGGGCTGCTCTTATACTACACACGCAAACGGGCGACATCCCGCTCGACACGCGAGGAGGAGTACGGATACGGCAGGCGGTTGGGATTCATCATCGCCATGGCGCTCTTCGTGGGCGTTATCAACGCCGCCTATACGATCTTGGCCAGCCGCATCCTCTTCACGGACAAATATGCCGAACTCTACGAACAATCGTTCGCGCTTCTCTCGAAAACGGGGTTGTATACCGGCGAAATGATCTCCCAAATGGCCCTGATGGTGCAGTCGCCTCTTTGGATCACCTTCTCGTCGGTCGCCGGACAAGCCCTGCTCGGCCTGCTGTTCGGACTGGTGCTCGCCGCCCTCGCACAGCCCCGGCAACGATTCGACAACAATACGGAGGAGTAA